The sequence GACCCCGGCGTGCCGGAGCTGCGCCGCCGCGATGTAGGTCAGGTCCGTGTAGTTGGGGAGGACGATCGAGGCGCCCATCCGCTGGAGCGAGTCGCGGACCGTGTGGATGATCTCGGTGTGATCCACGTACGGATCGATGAAGCACACTTCCGTGAGATCGTCCCGGTCGAGCGGCATCCTGCCGACCCGCCACGCATCGGGCTGGAGGACGATCAGCAGGGTTCGGACGTCGTAGCCGAGGTCCTCCTGCGCGAAGGCCCGTGCGAGGCGACCCGACCATGTCCGCACCCCTCCTACCGCCGACTCATCGCATACCACGCAGCTGACGACCCTCGGACGCGAGGGCGGATCCAGCCGCGGGGCCGGCTGCATGGGCGAGTCGATGACCACTGTCGTGCGGCCTCCTCGGGGCCGGGCGATCAGATCGGCGAGCAGATCCGCAAGGGCCTCGGCCGCCGCAGCGCCGCCGCCGGCGGGCTCGTGAAGCTCGACCAGAGCTCCGAGCTGCCGGGCATCATCGGCCCGCGTCGGCGAGAGCAGGCGACTGACCAGTTCGTCCGCCGTCGCAAGCCACTGGGTCTGCCCGGCGACGAGCTCGCGCGCGGCGCGGAGGCGTGCCAGTGTGGCTGGCGGCAGGGACGCCGCCGCGGACCAGTCCGGGCCCTCTTTGGAACCACCGCTCCACGCACACATCGCGGGCTGCCAGAGCGGAGTCGGGTGGACATGGAGAAGCCCGGTCGGGCATCCCGCGGCCATCGCCTCGACCATCAGCGTTGACGGGGTCGTGATCACCGCCGATGCGGAGGCCAGGGACTCGCCAAGGGGGAGTGTGTCGGGCGGGACGCCCAGGTCGGAGTCGAGGCCCGCCGTGAGGCGCCAACGGACACCCAGTCCGCGGGCCTCGAGGACCGCGCGCAACTCCCGCAGCGCCCCGAGCAGGCGGGCCCGCTCCGCCGGGGCAAAGGCGGGCTGGTTGGCGGTGGCAATCAGAACGGTCGGCCTTGAGCCGTCCCGGCGGCGCCCTTCGGGCAGCGATTGGACCATCCGATCGATCCGCGGCAGGCCTGCCGCAACCGCTTCGTTCCCCAGCGCACTGAGCACCTCCTGGTCGACACGCCCGGCGCACGCCACGATGTCGACCGGCGCTGGGCGCAAAAAGTGCGCACCAACGCGGGGGTTGACGAAGGTGTTGCGGTACTCGACCAGGCCGTCCATCAGCAGCACGGTCGTCGCCCCGATGCGGCGGGCCTGGCGGAGCGCCAGCGCGTTCGCCGCGGCGAACGCGTCGGAGATGACCACCACGCGAGTGCTCGGGGTGAGGGGCACGGGCGGTTGGTCTGGGAGGAGCCGGTCGCAAGCGAGGCTGTGTCGGACGAGGGCCCGCTCGAGCCCCGCGAAGTGGTCGACCACCGTACCGCACTGCACCAGCATGACCGGGAAGGAGTGGCGAGCATCACTCATGGGCGTCTAGATCGGTTGCGGGGCGATCCTGGTCGCGAAATCGAGAGGCCGTCATGGGGTCGGCGCGTGGGAGTCGATTCCTGCGCACTGTTCGCGTGCGGGGCTCCGGCGGGCCGATTGACACTACCTCATCGATGACCCTGGCACCCACGACATCGCCGGCCCCGATCCCGAGCCGGACGCCCGCGCCTGCACCGTCGCGCGCGCCGGTGGTGATCTCGCTGCCGGACGGCGTGTCGGTCTCCGGGGTCACCACGTGGGCGCTCAGGCTTGCCGGAGCCCTGGCGACCGCGGGGCGGCAGGTCGTGCTCGCCGCGCACGCGGAGCCCGACGGGATCACCCGGTTGGAGGCCCGTCTGCCCCGCGGCGTGCACACCGTCCGGCTCGATTCGCTGCCTCCCCTGCGCTCCGCCGGCGGGAACCTGGGGCCGTTCATCGACGCGTACCGGGACGTGTTCCGCACCGTCTCGGACGCGGTCGGATCGCCGGTGGTGTTCGCCCCATCGCTGCTGGGGGATTGCTACGGGATCGGCGCGGCGATCTGCCTCGTCGAGCCCGAACTGGTGCGACTACTCGCGGTTCAGCACTCCGACATCGAGTACGACTACCGCGTCCTCGGGCGCTACGAGCCGGTGATCGCCCGGTTCGTCGGCGTCAGCTCCAGGGTGACGACGACGCTGCGGTCGCGCCTGGCCAAGTCGGGGGCGGCCCGCAGCGCGGACACGATCCATGTGCCCTACGGCGTTCCGGTGTCCCCCGCGCTCCCCGGCCGCGCCCCGGTGATGATGCGTCCATCGCGCCCGCTGCGGCTGGTGTACACGGGCCGGATGGAGCACGCGCAGAAGCGGGTCGGGGCCCTGGTCCTGCTGTCGGATGAACTGCACTCGCGCGGCATGCACCATGTGCTCACCCTGATCGGCGATGGCCCCGCCGCGCCGGAGATTGACGCGGCGTGCGCGGAACGCGCCGGGCGGATGAAGAGGATGGCCGGCGTCAACCCCGACGATGTGCTGCAGCACGTCGCCGCGTCGGACGGGTTCGTGCTGGCGTCGAGGTACGAGGGGCTGAGCGTGTCGATGCTCGAGGCCATGTCGCGCGGGTGCGTGCCGATCCTG comes from Phycisphaeraceae bacterium and encodes:
- a CDS encoding glycosyltransferase gives rise to the protein MSDARHSFPVMLVQCGTVVDHFAGLERALVRHSLACDRLLPDQPPVPLTPSTRVVVISDAFAAANALALRQARRIGATTVLLMDGLVEYRNTFVNPRVGAHFLRPAPVDIVACAGRVDQEVLSALGNEAVAAGLPRIDRMVQSLPEGRRRDGSRPTVLIATANQPAFAPAERARLLGALRELRAVLEARGLGVRWRLTAGLDSDLGVPPDTLPLGESLASASAVITTPSTLMVEAMAAGCPTGLLHVHPTPLWQPAMCAWSGGSKEGPDWSAAASLPPATLARLRAARELVAGQTQWLATADELVSRLLSPTRADDARQLGALVELHEPAGGGAAAAEALADLLADLIARPRGGRTTVVIDSPMQPAPRLDPPSRPRVVSCVVCDESAVGGVRTWSGRLARAFAQEDLGYDVRTLLIVLQPDAWRVGRMPLDRDDLTEVCFIDPYVDHTEIIHTVRDSLQRMGASIVLPNYTDLTYIAAAQLRHAGVRTVAIAHTDEPYYRDMIATYREWDAGVGVSRVCARWMAEIERATRGTAQPREISQITYGVPVAPEPRPVPAGGPLRLAYLGRMVQTQKRIDDLLPLIDGLESRRAPFEFHMVGDGPNLGAWRESLARRTLRSGTVTIHGARSAEWVREFLPTMDVSVLVSEFEGTSISMLEAMGAGVVPSVTAVNSGVDDWVRDGVSGVVVPVGEPGLMAQRLADLASDRARLASMSRAAWEKARADASLQAMARQYRRVFDSALAHPAENTRSALGLHLRETWRWFKRWAEEPQAAVRRIEAVLRENGYARIAHGSPSLSSDAVIIDSEEAARDADILARSRGWADAGLAVVFSPSLTAPDWSDADRHRASRIVGRMEAIARRAQQEGCGRIVVFGAGKHTRRVAGLFVRGLPIVGIMDDHPPVWEYMFGLPVLTPERAIDELRPDAVLLSSDAFESQMWERCRPLMDRGVRVLPVYAAYEEPVAAV
- a CDS encoding glycosyltransferase family 4 protein gives rise to the protein MTLAPTTSPAPIPSRTPAPAPSRAPVVISLPDGVSVSGVTTWALRLAGALATAGRQVVLAAHAEPDGITRLEARLPRGVHTVRLDSLPPLRSAGGNLGPFIDAYRDVFRTVSDAVGSPVVFAPSLLGDCYGIGAAICLVEPELVRLLAVQHSDIEYDYRVLGRYEPVIARFVGVSSRVTTTLRSRLAKSGAARSADTIHVPYGVPVSPALPGRAPVMMRPSRPLRLVYTGRMEHAQKRVGALVLLSDELHSRGMHHVLTLIGDGPAAPEIDAACAERAGRMKRMAGVNPDDVLQHVAASDGFVLASRYEGLSVSMLEAMSRGCVPILTRVASGAAEAVVDGESGFFADVDAADPDDRAVARALADAIERWLGCDTAGAAHAAWQTVRERFSLDRHAQVMSEVIDDAATSEPRRWPADRPCAYSAMPGGEGASGSIPADGAARLQSLLGSLAGRTVVLHGAGEHTVGLSRVLAASPARIVAVCDDDRARWGGSLLGWPVIDPANAAATGATDVVLSSWLHSGALWARRGIYERQGLRVHRVYPAD